AGTATGTctaacaattttaaatataacacATCAATCTTTtctaattgattttaataaagaaGACATTTAACATTTAATTACGTGTCATCTTTTCTATTCCTTAATTTGAggaattcatttttaattgtggTAGTTAACATATTATTATACGGTATAATATcgtttttgtttcttctaaATATAGTTTTATGTTTTCGCAACTAgagatttttttcctttagtTTTTCTTTCAATAATTTGATCAAACCTTTGAAATAGCACGTTAGCAAGTCTCTTTCTtcagaattttcaaataatatttggaAATATTTAAATGGGCTCACAGACAAAAATGCAGGTTGGCATGCAAAGAATTGAATAGATATTACTATAAgtttaattacatattttgacaaaaaccaaaaaaaaaggagaaaatacAAAGATGGCTCACAGCAAAAAGCAAGTGGGCGAGCAAAGAATTGATCGAGTTAAATTAAGTGGAATAGATATtctgaaaaaacaaaaaaaaataagaagtcATACACTAACAGGAAGTGAACCTTAGTCTTTAGAATCGCACGGGACTATTATACTGCTAGAAGTCTTAACATACAGTATATTggaattattcatttttttctgttaaaaaaagtgaattttcCACTAGGTAATATGGTATGGACCACTTTCACTtgtcaaatattcaaatcaaaactatatatatagttatcAAGATATCATTATGCCAACTTGATAGGCACAGGAAGACATTTATTTTTCGAAGTTTGGAAAGTCATTCATTTTcgaaaagaatgaaaataaatgttactcctaaattttaagttcataacaattaaattaccaattaattttgttattaattagtactctctatatatttctttattaacaagaaaaaaagaaatggtatggaaaatttatgaaagtttttaataattttgagattgatttgaataattatataatattcaaatatataaattactatttttttctttaatttgtaggTATATATGTTTTCTAGATTGTTGCATATGATTAGtttgtaatttaaattaatttttagtataaaaatattcaaaaagtTCAAATCACTTATAACCATTGGATTGACAAATCTCATGGTCATGATTTGGTATGGATTTAGATATATAACATCGGGTATTATTAGGATTAACGGGTATACTCGCTCGGGTAGCGGGCACAAAACTCTAAACCACACTACTCGATCCCACCCCGTTTCCCGTTATCGTCGGGTACCCGACAGGTAGCGAACGAGAATTACCCATTACCTACTACCCATTTTGACATCCCTGGATGGAGATTGGTAATTCTATCTCCACTTTATCGTATTATGTTAtggttgaattaattcaaatcaagaATTAGATTTATAGTTGAGATATGGCTGTAAGTTTTAAGTCTTacatatgtgacatgtgatagaatctcaaaaagaaattgaatttttaatataatatattaacttGGTATAAGATAAATCTTTCTCTAATTAATTAGCTATTAATTGAATACATTGATCTAAATTGGACGTTTCCTAATGAGTCATTAATTGTtgactaatatatatatttcctaTTATTGTATTGCTATTAAGgaaaattggaatatttatatataatgtcttgattaacattaatttagtcaaatatatatatatatagggatgtattcaaatcattttctaatattatgtTCTATTGTTCTTTTTAATCTTGGCCTTCCATTTTagagatctaatggcccaaaATAAAGGCTGATTTATTACTTTTAATCCTTAAAATTCACGACAAGGGCTAATTAGTAATACTTAATGGAGTTGGTTATGGTAACTCCTTGATTTTCTCCATATCATGATCCCAGCGGTTTTTTTACAGAATTAAACGATacactctttttctttctcgaATCTTTCTCCCTTTTTCTCTGTTGAAGACATTCCAACGTTGAAGACAAGCGTTGTTGAAACATTCTCCGTaaactattatttttggtttgtcgTCGAAAACCGTTTTTGGGAGCAATCGttgattgatttcattttctacaaaatggaaaaaggtaATTAAATTTCTCCATTGTACAATTATAAAACCAGCAATATAatctataataattttaataaacgTTTTAGATACAAAATGCTATGTTTTTTTGGCGTTTTCTCTTGTTTTATAAAAAGGTTGGTTGACCTAAATGTTCTCCGATTTGAAGCATGGTTGGTCGGTTAATCGtttgtttttggtttgtttcGTTTATATGCCCCCCCGGTTGGTTTTGATAGCGCAACAAGGCATGAGGAAGCATCGGTTTCATTTGGGTACTGCCAAATGCAAGGAGGAGCAAAAGTCGAGCGAGGTCGCTAGCGTTGCAGCCCCGATttcaaagagagaaaaggctaaAAAGGGAGGCGAAAAGACTCTTGACGGTAAGGGGGCTATGAGATGGTCCAACACGccccaaaattttgaaaagttaaaaGAGAGGGGAAGGGAAAAAAAGATTTTGAAGGGGAAAGAgaaatcttgattttttttgacctacaactttttaattttttcggtCTAGTCTTATTAAAACCCAACagtttatgcataataaatgttttttggTTAAGGGCATTATAAGTGAAgaaattgttattattttgttctagCTATTaacttatcatttaaatttttatgatagtaaatttgattttttaaaaccgTTAATGGCATTAAAAACAatgttttcattatttagttgagatttaacttttatttcaaaaaaattgtattaccCCCCATTATTAACCTTTTTCCGAAATTTTCATTCCgaatatgtacattattcaaCAACAATGAACTTGTTGTAGATTCCATTTCCGATCTATAATAAGACATTCGTTTATTATTCGATTTATTTCTCCAATTTAACCCAAGCCTAGCAAGGTTATCAAAATcgttaatttttgttttttttaattatttaaacgTACAGGATTACTTTTCAAATCTTATACATGCTTTagttatcaaaatatttttgttcaaaGTGGCCAAAAAATAATCGTCTTTCTACCTTCTAAAAtgcattttccaaaaaaaaccACATTGttcaaaaaaagtaaatagattTCAATGACTACTACTCCAAtcaattcatttaaaatttttaccATTCCGAAACAACAGCGGGTTCTTCCAAAACCTGGGATATCTTGGGGGTTTCACCTTTGGGGTTTTGTGCGGAAGTCGGCAAGAACCTTAAATTTCCCAAATTTGCCTTGCCTTTCGGGAAGGCCCAAAAATCCCAAAAACGCTGGCGAGTTGTCGTTCTTAGATGTTGTAGTCGAAtagaaaaaatgtataaatttttttttgtaaatgcATAAACCAATGGTCAAGGGAAAAAATAATGccaaaaaacccaaaattttaaagtcCATTCCAACACATAATGCACGAATTAAATGACATTCACTACACCAAACATCACAAAAACCAACCCTAGAATCTACGTTACAcatcaaaaattataaattaacaatgaatcgcatataatttaaaaaaaaaagtcatgcttctattttttaatgcaataaattagACTACTAATGAAGAATGTCCAATGTGTAATGCAACtacccaaaaaaataatgcctaattgaaattaataccAATCAAATGCCAAACCTACATAAtccaaaaacccaaaaaataatgCTAAAAGGGGGACCAAAATTTAAACCTTAAATAATTAGCAAACATATAACATTCAAGAAACCAAAAACCGTTTCTTATTGATTCTCAAAATTAACCAAAGTGAACTGGGGGCATTGAGCTTTTCGTTATGCAAAACAAATCATAAATCTACAAACACCGATCCAAAACCATGCTAATATAATGCAATGAATCGATTATAATGTAACTACCCAAAATCATGCTTCTTTTTGCATTAAATCGACTACTAATCAAAAATGTCCAATGGAATGCAACATACCAAACTAATAATGCCTAATTGAAATTAAACCAAACATAATGAATTAGCCTACATAATTcacaaaaccaacaaataatGCATCAAAACAAAGGGGACCAAGTATGTAacctttatatatatatatatggttatGATTGCCATGAATTTGACATTAGTTATGTCTTTGACctgcaaattaaaatcaaattaaattaatgtgatcaattatttaatttgattttgatattacTTGGTAAAAAAGTATGTCCTTGTTGAATAATTACTTTGATGGAAAGGTAAAAAAATATGTCCTAATTGAATATTCCCTTTGATGGAAAGGgtttaatgttttttataaTGTGAGTTTGTCCCTCTATGTCAATAAATAATGTGTATTGATCtcatcaaatcacacacaagaaacagaaagaaacaaatccttggagttgaGTTGCGCTGCTACACCAAAGAAAATTCGAGGAAagtcttctccttcttcttgaaTTGCTTCCGCTATGAATTGTCAAAGTAAGTTTCGATCTTTTATGCTTACAGTTAATTACGTGAAATACATATTGTTCAAAGATCttgcattatttatattgGATTCTTGAATATGGGAAGTAAATATTACAATGGCTTACATTTTCACATTAAaggaataataatattaaaaattaccCATTTCCGTAATTCTGGCACATCGATCAAATAACGACGTGCATGGCTTTTTAAGCAATCAAACAATAACATTTGTCAGTAGCCATATTATAAGAAATGATTTGAATAGATATtaaaatacaagaaaaaaataaaataacaatcatACCGATACCCCAAAATTCTCCCTTCAAAGCTGCAAATGCATGTCTGTTTAGTCAAAAGTTTCAATATATGGGCccctttttcaatttatttcttcttcaattctctCCAATCATCCACATTAAGTTAAACCATATTTCCCCAAAACTGTTATTATCCAACTTActcaattttttcataatttcagcAAACTTTCTgagtatatagtagtactaatatatttcTATGGTTATCAAAGTCCAGCACTTGCACGTCACCAAAGTTATTTAGTTTTCTTCAACATTCTGAGAAAGCcagaagtgaaaaaaaatggctTCAAGGCAGCCATTCCCACCAAATCCAAGGCCTAAAACCAGCATAATTTTTCTTGCAATCACAATCTCTACTTCACTCATCATTCTCTCTGCAATtctgtattttatttactatttatggtacaCTTTAGTTCACAGGTCAAGAACCAGCCCATTTGATGGAGCTTCTCCATTGAAGCAGCTTCAAAGATTCAGCTACAAAGAGCTCAAGAATGCCACCAACAGCTTCAGTACCTCCAACTGCATAGGAAAAGGGGGTTCTTGCACTGTTTTCAGAGGAATCTTGAGGGATGGGAAATTGGTGGCTGTGAAGCTTCTTGATTCAGCCTCTTTTCAATGTGAACAGGAGTTTCAGAATGAGTTGAAGATTCTTGGTGGGATAAAGCCCTGCCCTTTTGTTGTTTCTCTGTTGGGTTTTTGTGTGGAGGGGGAGAAGAGGCTCGTGGTGTATGAATATATGCCTAACAGAAGTTTGCAAGAATCGTTATTCTCTGAATCAGACAGCCTTAACTGTGGTGATACGAGGCTGAGTTGGGGCAGGAGGTTTGGTATAATCCATGATGTTGCAAAGGCTTTAGCTTTTTTGCATAATGAATGTGGTCCTGCTGTGATTCATGGGGATGTGAAGCCAAGCAATGTGTTGCTTGACACTGAGTTCAGAGCTAAGCTTTCCGATTTCGGCTTGTCTAGGTTGAAGGTTGAGAGTGAGGGTGAGATTGGTGTTGATTTGTTCAGTCAGGATCTGTGGAAGAGTCAAGAACTTTCTGGAAACTCGAATGCTGGCGTGGGAGGGGGTGGGGAGAATGAGAGTACTCCTAATGTTGGGACTCCTGTGGAGAGCCATGAGAATGATGAGGTGGATTTTGCATTGGCTTTGCAAGCATCTGCCTCTTCCAAGAGTAGTTGTAGGGTTTATCACAATGTTATGGGATTAGCTATAAATTCTTTGAATTTCAACTTTAGCCCTGATTGTGGGAGTGAGAATAAGGGGGGTGTGGAATTGAAGGGGAAGGAGCTATCAGCAAATGAAAATGGTGGGGTGGAGTGGAGTAAATTTGTGCCATATGATGATGAGTTGAGCAGTGTGGATCATAGTAAAGAGATAAACTTGAATGCTGCCATCGTTGGTGAAGATAATGGCAGTCGAGAAGATGTGGGTGCTAAGCAATGGGGGAAGGATTGGTGGTGGAAGCAGGATGGGAGTGGTGAGTTTTGTAGTAAGGACTATGTGATGGAGTGGATTGGTAGCCAGATTTGCCATTCGACAGATTGGGACGAGGAGAAGGGGGCAGTCGAAGAGAAAGCGAGCTCGGATCATGCTAAGCATTTGTATAAATGTGAGGAAGTGGGTGAGAATTCTGTTCAAGAACCTGCATTTGAATGTAGTGGGGAGGGTGTTGAGAAGGAGGATTCAAAAAGGCGGAGGGCTCACGGAAGGAAGCATAGGAAGATGCATGAATGGTGGAAAGAGGAGGAAATGGATGAAGCTAAGAAGGCAAGTAGGCTTCTAGTGTGGAGAAGGGGTAGGTTCAAAGTGCCACATTTGAGACTAGGGAAATGCTTCAAGTTCAAGAATAGGAAAAGGTTGAGGAATGGAGATGATCATCAACACAATGCAGATGATCAGAACATGGAGTTTAGCTTCAGAAAGGGGTGGAGGAGAAAAAATCCACCGCGTTCCATGGGGAGCGAGGATCTTTTCAGCCGGGAGTTGAGCAGCACGACGAGTATGAGGGGCACGTTGTGCTATGTGGCGCCAGAGTACAACGGCTATGGCTACTTGATGGAGAAGTCTGATATCTACAGCTTGGGAGTGTTGATCCTTGTGATAATCTCCGGGAGGAGGCCATTGCACGTGCTGTCCTCGCCCATGAAGCTTGAGAAGGCCAACTTGATTAGCTGGTGCAAGAGCTTGGCTCACTCTGGGAACACACTAGAGCTGGTTGATCAAAGGCTGAGAGATGAATACAGCAAGGAACAAGCCACTTTGTGCATAAATTTAGCCCTTGCTTGCCTGCAGAAAATGCCCGAGTTAAGGCCGGAAATTGGCGACATTGTCAAGGTTTTGAAAGGCGAAATGGAGCTCCCTTCACTGCCATTTGAGTTCTCCCCTTCTCCGCCTCCCAAGCTTCACAGCCGTTCAAGACGAAGACTCAAGAGCTGCGTGGATTAGCTTGGTCGTTTCGTTGGATCAGACCAGGAAAAAGGCTTGATCAAGAATGTTTcaatattttgatcaaatgaTGTTTATAATTGTGGATTGATGTGATCAAGTTTAAGCTTTGCCTTCTTTTATGTAGTTTTAGTGGATTGATCAGATTCTTACTTACACAAGATAGGATTCAATTGTTATCAGTTAGACCCTTTTGAATTCAAGAACTTGTGTTCCAATTGAGTTCAGCAAGACTAACAaacttacaaaattttaatatgacaATTGACAAGTGAAGAAAGTCCTAGTGTGAAAGGGACAAGGAATCTACAAGACAATTGAAGTAAGGTCTTGCTTCAGTAGTTAGGGATATTTATTACACAAATGAGCCACCCCAACTGCATTGGAATCATGATTTATTATGGTTCACctaagtagtagtaatatttggTTGTGTAGGAAAATTTTTAAACCAAACGAGCCGAAACAGTATTTAATGTTTGAAATGTTTGgtagaattatttttgtttatgatgTGAGAATTGGAACAgtgaatataaattataaaaatgatttctttctccaatttcCACTCTATTCTTTGCTTGAAAATgtagaaattttaaaagattGCGAAAATAAACTCTCTTCCagttgtattattattttgttttttcaagaAGATTTACTCCTACATGATTGTTTGCTGAATACATAGGTAGCGATCGACCACTCATTAATTCTGGACAATAGtcttcaatttgaatttaatgcCGCCCATTCaatatatgtaatttaatattatccGATATAGTTTTccatttgaaattattattgatgtGCATTAAGTTAATATAGTTGCaataaattttggaaactcaatttagatattaaattatgcaatatcatttgttttttatgtgAGAAAGAGCCTTATCTAAATGATATTACGAATGGAATAGTAacggagtataaaattatctatgtataaaataatacatacTAGGGAACTTGCAAGCTAATTGATCGGCCATATCACTGTTTACAGCATCTCTAACAAGGAAAAGGTAAATAAAAGAGGTATATAATCTATATACCTcctcaaaaagtgaaatatacccttctaaaaagaaacatacttcaaaggaaaaaggtatatagaaaggtaaatgattttttaaacataaaataatagtacaaaatgcattaaaaaatataaagtgtgataccttctcaaatatctTCTCCCTTGGAGAAtagtttttcatgaaaagatgacaaatatggtagttataaaattttatacctctccaaaatgggaaaaaggtataataccttctcaaatcacgaaaaaaaagataaatatggtagttatataaCTTTACCCCttcccttggagatgctcttaacaTCATATTATGTCAAAAGTAGATACAATACAAAACTTGTTTCAAAGCGTCTCATTGTGTGATTTAAATTGAAGCACATAATATGAAAGAGTCTTATTAGGTTGACAACTAGTATCTTAAATTGATAACCGATAACTATGTCAATAACATACGTATACCTTCtgttaaaatcaatatttacatGTCAACATAAAACATACGcatgtcaactacatttaATTGACATACaaatgtctttgtgttgacatcCACAACATAGGTTTTTGACATAGTTGTCCGTTATCAATTTAAGATAGTTATCAACGGAtcatatttctatatatttataatcataaataccattaaaaaatattgaatgattttatttagttaaataAGTCAATTTTAACGAATTcgattataaaattaaaaatagaagaacatgtgtgtgttttattttatatcatattATCAGTATTCTTAGTAGTTTTATACCGTTAAAATTAGAacactactataatttattattgtgttactgttattttattttattttttatttcctccgttcacaaaataaaacaattttatctGTGAATgaacgagttttaatgtgaaattaataaagtagaagagaggCGGGaaaaaaatgggtaaaataatagagattGAAATAGGTAAACATTgagaaagtgaagaaaaaataagtgaaatatgagaaaaggattttcattttaagaaattgaactAGTACTCGTATGggacattttaaaataataaaataagattatttttaatagccgaatgaaatatttttttattttttaaataaaaaaaaacagtcaTTGCCCGACAGAGACTTCCAGTGGGGTATGAATATATTGGATTAATATATGGGTGCGACACAGCTGTTTTTATTGGATACATACCAATTGAATTAATGAAAACTACTCTTACCAGACAAATGCTCCGCTCTTATTTTTGCATAACtaattcttcttttatatTGAAGATCATGGCGTTATGCTCtcttattaatttgtttttgccTACCTTATGGTTGGTGAATCCTAAAAAACAGTGTTACATTTAATCAAAACTTGTTATTCTCTTATTAAGCAAGTTAAtaataactttataatttaagtCAGCTATTTAATAGGGttgtttatataataatataagttaggaattttattttatggagtgTATTTATAAATAGGTGAAGTCAAAGCTAAAACAACATAATCAAtctcataaatcataatcatTCTCGACGTGGAGTACAACAATTGGATAAATGAAgagtgaaagaaaaaataaaaataaaaaacacaagaaACTTTCTAGGCACACACCAGAACCACTATCGCCACACCCCACACTAGCCTAATCCAAAACAAGCAGACACCAACGCGCCCAAAATCACCCCCAAAACTCCAATCGGCGGCGGCGCGGCGGCAGAGGTGTGGTCGGGCGTGGAAGAGTTGGGCGGAGGCGGCAGCGCGTGGACAAGAACAGAGACCTTCATGCCGCTGAAGCAGCCGCCATTGCCGCAGATAAAGTAGTACCTCTTGGGCTTGTCGAGGAGTATGAAATCCTTGCCGCTGCTCCAATTTCCGGTGGCCCCCTCCGTGGTGCAGTTGTCGTACCCCGTCTGGTTCACCTCAAACACATTGTACTGCGTTTTCTGGTACCGAAAGGCTACAACATTtggaaaatatgattaattaaggAAATAGTAGAAATGAGGGGGTATTAGTTAGACGTACAGATGAGGTCGCCCACGTAGAAGGTGTGGTTGTTGGCCCAGAGGGTGTAGTTGAGGCCGGGGTTCCAGCCCTTGTTGGCGCCCACGATGTGGTCGGTGGCCGCGCTGGAGGATACCAGGACGAGGAATACGGCGGAGGCGAGCTGGAGGAGAGGAGCTGCTGAGCTGCCCATTTTGAAATCGGATTTTACCCAATTGGGGGTTGTTGCTTGCTTCTTAATATTATGCCTACTTAACGCTTACATAACGGATCCAACAAAGTTTTCATGCCATGCTTTTAACTATAACTCATTTAATATAGCTCaccacatattttaataagaattTCATGGATGCTGGAGAAACTCAAAAATGAAGCtcatattaaatttttctactttattcctaCTACTACAAGTTAAGTTCCCAAATCACACATGAAACATTTTtgagtgaactataaaaatagtctttGGACTATAATATGAGAATCGCAAAATACGTGAAATGACTAGAATATCCAATAATATGTACAAAAAGTACCATTTGAAAATGGCTAGTGGCCAATGGAGAGAGACAAAGAGCATTAAGTAATTCATGCGTGTTAAAAGCCACGCCCTTTCACATGCGTAGAATGTCCTAAATCAAGATTAAGGATGTCCTTTATCTTACTAGGATCTCGCTACCTTGATTCtccaaatatatcaaattaaaacattaccaaactttttcttaattgtaTACTAATCAAAGTTGTAAGAGTTCCCGAAATTATGTAggtttgatattttgatatcCAACATTTCAGTCGACATATAGCATTAGCATGTTCCGTTAGTGTATATACCAAACATTATTCATGGATATGCACTCAAGAAGGGGTGAGGCAAGAACCCATCCTGCTGTAAAGTGATTACACCAAAAttagcattttttttcttgctatCTAAAATCAGAATACATgagttttttctcttttatatgtaccattttattagtattgatTTTACATAAACTAAATGtttatcattatcattttttcgttTCTACTTCATGAGCTATTCATTTCCACAGCATGCTAGTATTAGATTTgaacatttgaatttttgactTTCTAGTAcatcaattttgataaaatacttattgtagtaaataaatttactaattaaataatggtgtcattgaatataaaaaagagaaggatAAATGATGCAAAACACCCCCAATAATTGTGTCTATGGGACCGGACAGTGAGTGAAATTAAGGTAATTACTTTTGTAGTATATGATACAGTATACAATAGGGATTTTGGCTAAAGGACTGAAATCCATTTTCAATGTTGAATAGGGAGTAATTCTTTTGGATTACGTATATGATCGATTcctttaataataatattctcaCTTTTACTTATTGGACTTGTATCTGGTAACCATCTTTTCCAAATGCAATAAGGggaataattattatttcccAAGtctattaattttcatatttctgAGTACTTGAGTGTAGTAGGTTATACActatactttatcttttttaaaatttattcattttttaatgatgAGAAGGTCACGATTGTTCCCTGGGGATGGATGCCCACAAAAGCAAgtattgtgatttgtgaaacAGATAAGATAAGATAAGGGTGACATAAAAAATActgggaaaaaaataaaactaagcTAAAATAATCACAGATTCggtttatttttaactttctAAATTTGACAATATTTGGTTTTCTGTTTCACtattgaaaatcaaataatacaaTTATGAAACTGTTGATAATGATGGATGAATCTTGAATTGATGAGATATATATTACACCTAATAGATTTTTCTCGCTCGAAAAAAAAACCTATACGATTTAGCTGAAAACTGACCCTaaaatttgttcaattttCAGTCACTTGATCTTCCATTAATTACtgaattattaatagtataaaactaaaactaatttCATAGTACCACATTTATACAGGTCAATATCACTTTAAATCTCAAATTGTACGTAACTTCTTTATCAAGAATTATCCAGAGCTATAAgaaatagtatatataaatatttattgggcAATTATTCATGGTCactaataaaatacataaaaatcgCACTGTTTTGTTTTATCCCAGAAACCCCAACCAAAAAATATTGAGAAGCACACAAAATCCAGAACTGCAAAGAACGCGAGATTTTTAAAACCGGTGACATCACTGCAGATAACAGATTAAGATATTAAGGTGGTATTCGattttcaagataaaataatacaaagatacaatctatgattgaattatgagattattttaattataggaGTTTGGTTATGACTAATTAATCCATAATTATCAATCTAAGATTGAGTTGTAgggttgaatctcatgaatcaaacacactataaatttaatctcGGATACAATTTTACAAACCGAACTCCCCTAAGATCAACAATTCTATCATATCCACGGCCAATTACAGATTTTCGATTATGAAACTTCTAAAATAGGATAATACTAAAACAAATCCCCAAACTAGTCTGATCACGCTTGCTTCCCAAAACCGCTTATGGATTTGATTTACtaatataatcataaatcattatatcatataaatataataatttacagAGTAATACAGAAATTGGAGAAAAAGCAATTTACAATTGTGATTGAAATTGTTTTAGGTGTACATGAAAGAGAGGTATATACAGTAACCTCGAACATCTTTACAAGTAAATATTGCGAAAGATGTTGGGTTTatctttttttgaaattaagatGAGATATTCAGATGTAGGGATTGATGTGAGAAGAGTAATCTCTGATTCCAGCTCCTTCCCATCCCATCCATTCCTCCCACAAATCCCAATCTTGATCGTTCATTCCCCTCATCTCCTCATCTTCCTCTTCATACATCTCCGCCTCCGCCACCGCCATCTCTCCTCGCAAATTGCTCATCACAATCTGCACCAACAACattcaatcaaaatttgggACTGTATTATAAActagaaaataattagaaatattttgattttatcataACATAGTTTTATTACtgaaatttgtaatttaactAAAGTACTAGTGTGTAATTTGCAATTACAAATGGTGATCAGTTTACTATTGTGGGTAGGTC
The nucleotide sequence above comes from Salvia hispanica cultivar TCC Black 2014 chromosome 5, UniMelb_Shisp_WGS_1.0, whole genome shotgun sequence. Encoded proteins:
- the LOC125186841 gene encoding putative receptor-like protein kinase At1g80870; protein product: MASRQPFPPNPRPKTSIIFLAITISTSLIILSAILYFIYYLWYTLVHRSRTSPFDGASPLKQLQRFSYKELKNATNSFSTSNCIGKGGSCTVFRGILRDGKLVAVKLLDSASFQCEQEFQNELKILGGIKPCPFVVSLLGFCVEGEKRLVVYEYMPNRSLQESLFSESDSLNCGDTRLSWGRRFGIIHDVAKALAFLHNECGPAVIHGDVKPSNVLLDTEFRAKLSDFGLSRLKVESEGEIGVDLFSQDLWKSQELSGNSNAGVGGGGENESTPNVGTPVESHENDEVDFALALQASASSKSSCRVYHNVMGLAINSLNFNFSPDCGSENKGGVELKGKELSANENGGVEWSKFVPYDDELSSVDHSKEINLNAAIVGEDNGSREDVGAKQWGKDWWWKQDGSGEFCSKDYVMEWIGSQICHSTDWDEEKGAVEEKASSDHAKHLYKCEEVGENSVQEPAFECSGEGVEKEDSKRRRAHGRKHRKMHEWWKEEEMDEAKKASRLLVWRRGRFKVPHLRLGKCFKFKNRKRLRNGDDHQHNADDQNMEFSFRKGWRRKNPPRSMGSEDLFSRELSSTTSMRGTLCYVAPEYNGYGYLMEKSDIYSLGVLILVIISGRRPLHVLSSPMKLEKANLISWCKSLAHSGNTLELVDQRLRDEYSKEQATLCINLALACLQKMPELRPEIGDIVKVLKGEMELPSLPFEFSPSPPPKLHSRSRRRLKSCVD
- the LOC125187262 gene encoding lamin-like protein, with the translated sequence MGSSAAPLLQLASAVFLVLVSSSAATDHIVGANKGWNPGLNYTLWANNHTFYVGDLISFRYQKTQYNVFEVNQTGYDNCTTEGATGNWSSGKDFILLDKPKRYYFICGNGGCFSGMKVSVLVHALPPPPNSSTPDHTSAAAPPPIGVLGVILGALVSACFGLG